From the Anopheles merus strain MAF chromosome 2L, AmerM5.1, whole genome shotgun sequence genome, the window TCTCCTCGGCCAGCTTAGCGTCACGGATAACCTTCTGTTGTGCTTCGATTTCGCGAATGCCAACCTCACGCTTAGCCAGGCGCTGCTGATGGTACGCACCGTAGGCAACTCCGACGACCAGGAACGACCAACGGCCAAACTGTAAAGATACACAAAAATCCAAATTACGTCACTGTTCTTTACAGGGAGCTCAATCTTCTTCGATGCTCTTGCTCCGGAACTGGCCAGCTGGGGGAGGCGGAAATCCTCCCGGAACCGGGCGCAGCTCCGGCAAAACATTACATAATGTTTTGGTAACACGGTAGATGGCCTGGGTCAGCCTGTTGTGGCCTAACCACGCAAGACCACGCACTTATGCCTTACCCGGATCAGTGGGGATACGCGGACTGGAGCACCAAGATCAGCCATTTCGGATTCTGCGGGAAACGAGTTTGCGGCGATACAGAAAAATAGACGATTTTCTGGCGCAGTACAATTGCAATCGGTCCGAAATGGCAGAATGTGaaaatttgacagttgacaGGCATGTTGAAAAATCGAGGCAGGGTTCGTAGGATGGATGGATGTGGATTTATCGATGAAAAAATAGTTTGTTGTAATTGTGGTATTTTCTTGGGAATCGTATAAAAatgctttgattgtttcaTATAAGCTGCAATAATAATGATCTAAAAggctattatttattttttctaaacattttattaatttcatttgagTTTGCTTTCATCGATTTTCATTTAAGGACAGCTGAT encodes:
- the LOC121591633 gene encoding ATP synthase subunit e, mitochondrial, whose amino-acid sequence is MADLGAPVRVSPLIRFGRWSFLVVGVAYGAYHQQRLAKREVGIREIEAQQKVIRDAKLAEEKKRNQEAEAKAIAELSMPTKK